In a single window of the Raphanus sativus cultivar WK10039 chromosome 9, ASM80110v3, whole genome shotgun sequence genome:
- the LOC108833948 gene encoding probable disease resistance protein At5g66900 has product MNDWVSLGLGSIGGALVSEALKFVIEEAKKFKSFKPLSKDLAETMERLLPLTREIDSMQNKLDLSSGELKKLMETIEKAYILVCKLRDDPVWFYEKSLYARDIEDINGEMTKFCGIDLQVLQYRNQLKLLGVADHLVDMVYSLGKKMDGLTMSLVPASVFRDLCSVPKLDKALVGLAWPLMELKKRLFDDSVVNLVVSAPPGCGKTTLVTQLCHEADVKGHFKHILFNVVSSTPNFSAIVQNLLQHNGYAPHTFDNESQAAVGLWTLLVKLRKDGPILLVLDDVWRGAELLLQKFRINLPDYKILVTSRFDFPSFGYNYHLKPLEDGDARALLIQWASRPDKTSDKEYEDLLQKILKRCNGFPIVIEVVGVSLNGRSLTTWKGQVESWTLGETILDSPSQPTVLECLQPSFDALVPNLKECFLDMGSFLEDQRIRASVIIDIWMELYGKSSSILCMKYLEDLASQNLLKLVPLGNETEDGFYNEFLVTQHDILRELAIHQSESEAILERKRLNLEIREDTFPDWCLNGPVVNASLLSISTDDSFSSNWVKVDCPSVEALVLNLSSLDYALPSFIAGMRKLKVLTITNHGFYPASLRNFSCLRLLPNLKRIRLEKVSVTLLDIVQLNLRSLKKLSLVMCSFGEVYYDTEEVDVSKALPSLQEIDIDYCYDLDELPYWVCEVVSLKTLSITNCNKLTLLPEAIGNLHKLEVLRVSSCINLSELPEKTDRLSNLRFLDISHCLGLRKLPLEIGKLQKLKKISMRKCWRCELPDSVKDLEDLEVKCEEETRLILWERLKPKMRNLRVHEEETEHNLNLLQMF; this is encoded by the exons ATGAACGATTGGGTTTCACTGGGATTAGGTTCTATTGGGGGAGCGTTGGTCTCCGAGGCTCTGAAATTTGTGATCGAAGAGGCAAAGAAGTTCAAATCCTTCAAACCCTTATCCAAAGATCTCGCAGAAACGATGGAGAGATTGCTTCCGCTGACCAGAGAGATCGATTCGATGCAAAACAAGCTGGATCTTAGTTCAGGGGAGCTAAAGAAACTGATGGAAACGATCGAAAAAGCGTATATACTGGTTTGCAAGCTCAGAGACGACCCCGTCTGGTTCTACGAGAAGTCTCTGTACGCCAGGGATATAGAGGATATCAATGGAGAAATGACCAAGTTCTGTGGTATTGATCTACAGGTTCTTCAGTATAGGAACCAGTTGAAGCTGCTGGGTGTTGCGGACCACCTTGTGGACATGGTGTACAGTTTAGGTAAGAAAATGGACGGCTTGACGATGAGTCTTGTTCCCGCCTCTGTTTTTAGAGACCTTTGCTCTGTTCCTAAGCTTGATAAGGCACTCGTTGGATTGGCTTGGCCATTGATGGAGCTTAAGAAGAGACTCTTCGACGACTCCGTGGTTAACCTCGTGGTCTCTGCTCCTCCCGGTTGCGGGAAAACCACACTGGTTACTCAGCTTTGCCACGAGGCAGATGTCAAAG GGCATTTCAAGCATATCTTATTTAATGTTGTCTCAAGTACTCCCAACTTTTCGGCCATAGTACAGAATCTACTCCAGCACAACGGTTACGCTCCACATACGTTTGATAATGAGTCTCAAGCAGCCGTTGGATTGTGGACACTGCTGGTGAAACTCAGAAAAGACGGTCCTATACTGTTGGTGCTGGATGATGTGTGGAGAGGAGCCGAGCTGTTGCTTCAGAAATTTCGAATTAACTTGCCAGATTATAAGATCTTGGTGACTTCTCGGTTTGATTTTCCGAGCTTTGGATACAACTATCATTTGAAACCTTTGGAAGATGGAGATGCTAGAGCCCTTCTCATTCAATGGGCATCACGGCCTGATAAGACGTCTGACAAAGAATATGAAGATCTTCTCCAAAAG ATATTGAAACGCTGTAATGGATTCCCAATAGTAATTGAAGTAGTTGGCGTTTCACTTAATGGACGATCTCTAACTACATGGAAAGGGCAGGTGGAAAGCTGGACTCTAGGGGAAACTATTCTTGACAGTCCTTCTCAGCCTACTGTGTTGGAATGTCTGCAGCCTAGCTTCGATGCACTGGTACCTAATCTCAAAGAGTGTTTCTTGGACATGGGCTCGTTTCTTGAGGACCAAAGGATACGTGCTTCTGTAATCATTGACATATGGATGGAACTATACGGTAAAAGTAGTAGTATCTTGTGTATGAAGTACCTTGAAGACCTTGCCTCTCAGAATCTACTTAAACTTGTTCCTCTCGG GAATGAGACTGAAGATGGTTTCTACAATGAGTTCTTAGTCACTCAACATGATATCCTTAGGGAGTTGGCTATCCATCAAAGCGAATCAGAAGCAATCTTGGAAAGGAAGAGACTGAACTTGGAGATAAGAGAGGATACATTTCCAGACTGGTGTTTGAATGGACCTGTTGTTAATGCCTCTCTATTGTCTATCTCCACAG ATGATTCGTTCTCATCAAATTGGGTTAAGGTAGATTGTCCCAGTGTGGAGGCTTTAGTTCTGAATCTTTCTTCATTGGACTATGCATTACCAAGCTTCATTGCTGGAATGAGGAAGCTAAAGGTTCTGACAATAACTAATCACGGTTTCTATCCAGCAAGCTTGAGAAACTTTTCATGTCTCCGCTTATTACCAAACCTTAAACGGATCAGATTAGAAAAAGTTTCAGTCACGTTGCTGGACATTGTTCAGTTGAACCTCCGCAGTCTCAAGAAGTTGTCTTTGGTTATGTGTAGTTTCGGTGAGGTTTACTATGACACTGAAGAAGTAGATGTCTCTAAAGCTCTGCCTAGTTTACAAGAGATTGACATAGACTATTGCTATGATCTTGATGAGTTACCATATTGGGTCTGTGAAGTTGTGTCATTGAAGACACTTAGCATCACAAACTGTAACAAGCTCACTTTACTTCCTGAAGCTATAGGCAACTTGCATAAGTTGGAAGTGTTGAGGGTGAGTTCTTGCATTAATCTCTCTGAGCTGCCTGAAAAGACTGACAGACTCAGCAATTTGCGGTTTCTGGATATATCTCATTGCTTGGGATTGAGAAAGTTACCTTTAGAGATTGGGAAGCTGCAGAAGCTGAAGAAGATCTCGATGAGAAAGTGTTGGAGGTGCGAGTTGCCAGATTCAGTGAAGGATCTAGAGGATCTGGAGGTGAAATGTGAGGAAGAAACTAGGTTGATTTTGTGGGAAAGGTTGAAGCCAAAAATGAGAAATTTGAGAGTTCATGAGGAGGAAACAGAGCACAACCTCAACTTGCTTCAAatgttttag
- the LOC108833950 gene encoding probable disease resistance protein At5g66890 → MQRFDALTHNLRECVLDMGSFSKDQKIIASTIIDVWSELHGKESIICMNYIQELASHNLLKLLPLGKNKYEDGFFNEFLVKQDNILREFAIHQCEKESLSILQRKRLNMDIQENKYPNWCLNQKQPVTLNASLLSISTDDSFTSCWVEMHCPNVEVLVLNLSSSTYALPNFIITMKKLKVVMIINHGFELTKLTNLSCLSLLPNLRRIRFEKVSITLHDIPKIQLKCLEKLSLWLCHFSDVPSELEDLKVDVSETLQSLQEIEIDYCYNLVELPYWVSQVVSLKKLSITNCNKLCKLLKGIGNLRNLEMLRVISCSNIFELPKTSERLSNLRLLDVSGCFQLKRLPLEIGKLQKLKKILMRDCYRCELPDSVKNLENLEVRCDEGTVFIWERFKSKMKNLTITEEEAEHNLNLLQLF, encoded by the exons ATGCAACGTTTTGATGCCTTGACCCACAATCTTAGAGAGTGTGTCTTGGACATGGGCTCGTTTTCTAAAGATCAGAAGATCATTGCTTCCACAATAATCGACGTATGGTCTGAACTACACGGCAAAGAGAGTATCATCTGCATGAATTACATTCAAGAGCTTGCTTCCCACAATCTACTTAAACTTCTTCCTCTTGG GAAAAATAAGTATGAAGATGGCTTCTTCAATGAGTTCTTGGTCAAACAAGATAACATCTTGAGAGAATTTGCTATACACCAATGCGAAAAAGAGTCCTTATCGATCCTCCAAAGGAAAAGATTAAACATGGAtatacaagaaaacaaataccCAAACTGGTGTTTAAATCAAAAACAGCCTGTTACTTTGAACGCCTCTCTACTGTCTATCTCTACTG ATGATTCATTTACATCATGTTGGGTTGAAATGCATTGTCCAAATGTTGAAGTTTTAGTTCTTAATCTCTCTTCATCAACTTATGCATTACCAAACTTCATTATTACAATGAAGAAACTGAAAGTTGTGATGATCATCAATCATGGTTTTGAACTTACAAAGTTGACCAATTTGTCTTGTCTCAGCTTATTACCAAACCTGAGGCGGATCAGATTCGAGAAAGTTTCAATCACTTTGCATGACATTCCCAAAATTCAGCTCAAATGTCTTGAGAAGCTATCTCTTTGGTTGTGTCATTTTAGTGATGTTCCCAGCGAGTTAGAAGACTTAAAAGTTGATGTCTCTGAAACTCTACAGAGTTTACAAGAAATCGAAATAGATTATTGTTATAATCTTGTTGAATTACCATACTGGGTCTCTCAAGTTGTTTCACTTAAGAAGCTTAGCATCACGAATTGTAACAAGCTATGTAAACTTTTAAAAGGTATAGGCAACTTAAGGAACCTTGAAATGCTGAGAGTCATTTCTTGCAGTAATATCTTTGAGCTTCCTAAAACAAGCGAGAGACTCAGCAATTTGCGGTTGCTAGACGTTTCTGGATGCTTTCAGCTGAAAAGATTGCCTCTAGAGATTGGGAAGTTGCAGAAACTGAAGAAGATTTTGATGAGAGATTGTTACCGCTGTGAGTTGCCAGATTCAGTGAAGAACCTAGAGAATCTAGAAGTGAGATGCGACGAAGGTACTGTTTTTATATGGGAGAGATTCAAATCAAAAATGAAGAATCTGACAATCACAGAAGAGGAAGCAGAGCATAACCTCAACTTGCTTCAACTGTTCTAA